In one Leptospiraceae bacterium genomic region, the following are encoded:
- a CDS encoding FAD-binding oxidoreductase — protein MKIWGWGKYPVITSKTFAPRSEEGIRTPLGKGFNGIPRAFGRSYGDSSLAEENINTFGMGKILSFNEETGLLHCQAGFSLEDILEFAVPKGWFLPVTPGTKHVSLGGAIASDVHGKNHHVEGCFSEHVKELRLMLADGSVAPCSPSEHRELFLATCGGMGLTGVILDAKIQLKPIKSSMIQENIYKARNLDEILDFFETYESFTYSVAWIDCLSTGKKLGRSLLMIGEHAEEGGLDVHPDPKLVVPFEMPSFLLNRLSISAFNNLYYNKVLKKVTKHVVHYEPFFYPLDGIRNWNRMYGKNGFTQYQFVVPKKTGRESMRKILERIAKSKKGSFLAVLKAFGKGNENYLSFPMEGYTLALDFKLEKGLFPLLDELDEIVLEYGGRVYLTKDVRMSEQVFKASYPNWKKFMEIRKKFSADKAFNSLQSKRLGL, from the coding sequence ATGAAAATCTGGGGCTGGGGTAAATACCCTGTTATTACATCCAAAACTTTCGCTCCTCGAAGCGAAGAAGGTATAAGGACTCCTCTCGGTAAGGGTTTTAATGGCATACCGAGGGCTTTTGGAAGGAGCTACGGGGATAGTTCCCTTGCTGAAGAGAACATTAACACTTTCGGGATGGGGAAAATCCTGTCGTTTAATGAAGAAACCGGTCTACTGCACTGTCAGGCCGGTTTTAGCCTTGAGGATATCCTGGAATTTGCGGTTCCAAAAGGCTGGTTTTTACCCGTAACTCCGGGAACCAAACATGTCAGCCTGGGAGGAGCCATAGCCAGTGATGTGCACGGTAAGAATCATCACGTAGAAGGGTGCTTTAGTGAACATGTGAAAGAACTGAGGCTTATGCTGGCAGATGGAAGTGTCGCGCCCTGTTCTCCATCCGAACATCGTGAGCTATTTCTGGCAACCTGCGGGGGCATGGGTTTAACAGGTGTAATTCTGGATGCCAAAATCCAGCTAAAACCCATTAAAAGTTCTATGATTCAGGAGAATATATACAAGGCTCGAAACCTCGATGAGATACTGGATTTTTTTGAAACCTATGAATCGTTTACCTATTCAGTTGCCTGGATAGATTGTTTGAGTACAGGTAAGAAATTGGGCCGTTCTCTTTTAATGATAGGAGAACATGCAGAAGAAGGAGGACTTGATGTTCATCCGGATCCTAAATTAGTAGTTCCTTTTGAAATGCCCTCTTTTCTTTTGAATCGCCTGTCTATCAGTGCGTTCAATAACCTTTATTACAACAAAGTTCTAAAGAAAGTCACCAAGCATGTGGTTCATTATGAACCTTTTTTCTATCCTCTCGATGGAATTCGAAACTGGAATCGTATGTATGGAAAAAATGGCTTTACCCAATACCAGTTTGTTGTTCCCAAAAAAACCGGAAGAGAGAGTATGCGAAAAATCTTAGAAAGGATCGCTAAATCTAAGAAAGGTTCTTTTCTTGCCGTCTTGAAAGCATTTGGCAAGGGTAACGAGAACTATTTGTCCTTTCCGATGGAAGGCTATACCCTGGCTCTTGATTTTAAGTTAGAAAAAGGATTATTTCCTCTTCTGGACGAGTTAGATGAAATTGTTCTTGAATATGGGGGCAGGGTCTATTTGACAAAAGATGTACGTATGTCAGAACAGGTTTTTAAGGCTTCTTACCCGAACTGGAAAAAGTTTATGGAAATTCGCAAGAAGTTTTCTGCGGATAAAGCCTTTAACTCTCTGCAATCCAAACGTCTCGGGCTCTAA
- a CDS encoding SDR family oxidoreductase → MVKEFEGKVAIVTGTASPRGLGRAICNRIAEGGGTLIMVDLDQAACDAAAKEVADAYGVKAIGVAANVTNAEQCENVAKIAKDQFGRIDFLVNNAGLVRDTLLLRMSEDMWDLVVDVNLKGPFLMTKAASKLIMKAPSGRIVNISSIAGLVGSAGQANYASAKAGLIGFTKVTAREFASRGVLVNAVCPGYVKTELTDALPEAVQAELDKVKALAYHVTPKDIANAVRFFLSDDSKCVTGTALRVDSGAAIGM, encoded by the coding sequence ATGGTAAAGGAATTTGAAGGCAAAGTAGCGATAGTAACCGGTACAGCATCTCCCAGAGGCCTCGGAAGAGCCATTTGTAACAGGATTGCAGAAGGTGGCGGAACTCTCATCATGGTTGACCTTGACCAGGCAGCCTGTGATGCAGCAGCGAAAGAAGTAGCGGATGCTTACGGTGTGAAGGCTATTGGTGTAGCAGCCAATGTTACCAATGCAGAGCAGTGTGAGAACGTAGCAAAAATCGCGAAAGATCAGTTCGGAAGGATTGATTTTCTGGTAAACAATGCCGGTTTAGTTCGTGATACTCTTTTACTCCGTATGTCGGAAGACATGTGGGATCTGGTAGTTGATGTAAACCTGAAGGGGCCCTTCCTTATGACAAAAGCAGCCAGTAAATTAATCATGAAAGCTCCTTCCGGAAGAATTGTGAATATATCCTCTATTGCGGGTCTCGTTGGTTCTGCCGGACAGGCAAACTATGCTTCCGCTAAAGCAGGTTTAATCGGTTTTACAAAAGTAACCGCTCGTGAATTTGCCAGTCGTGGTGTATTAGTAAATGCGGTTTGTCCCGGTTACGTAAAAACTGAGTTAACCGATGCACTGCCGGAGGCTGTTCAGGCTGAACTGGATAAGGTAAAAGCTCTGGCTTACCATGTAACTCCAAAAGATATTGCAAATGCAGTACGTTTCTTCTTAAGTGATGATTCTAAATGTGTTACCGGAACCGCTCTGAGAGTGGATAGTGGTGCTGCAATAGGGATGTAA
- a CDS encoding helix-turn-helix domain-containing protein, translated as MEKNQYNELFSYLGLSQRAFAKEFEIPQSTLSETVNGRIKSLPVEIIYRLNKEHGISLDWLVRGEGEMFDVGSKDSLTKEETELFQEVRKNPKLVGFLKGVIENFKKAL; from the coding sequence ATGGAAAAAAATCAGTATAACGAACTATTTTCTTATCTTGGCCTTTCTCAAAGAGCTTTTGCTAAAGAGTTTGAAATTCCCCAATCAACTTTAAGCGAAACGGTAAATGGCAGGATAAAGTCTCTACCTGTTGAGATTATCTACAGACTTAATAAAGAACATGGCATCAGTCTTGATTGGCTCGTCAGGGGTGAAGGTGAAATGTTCGATGTTGGAAGTAAAGATTCTCTAACAAAAGAAGAAACGGAACTTTTTCAGGAAGTTAGAAAAAATCCAAAACTAGTGGGTTTTCTGAAGGGTGTGATTGAGAATTTCAAAAAGGCTCTGTAA
- a CDS encoding type II toxin-antitoxin system RelE/ParE family toxin → MENEDKKEETYRFEPEAKKDLEESYLWYEKQREGLGLEFANEVFDTAEKLGKKKGESTVETHSNASPTVKKTRLKRFPFSLYYVLKETLISIVAVWHDRRNPESLKNRK, encoded by the coding sequence ATGGAAAATGAAGACAAGAAGGAAGAGACTTACCGGTTTGAACCGGAAGCCAAGAAGGATTTGGAGGAATCCTATCTCTGGTATGAAAAACAGAGAGAAGGTTTGGGTTTAGAATTTGCTAATGAGGTTTTTGATACAGCCGAAAAGCTGGGAAAAAAGAAGGGAGAGAGCACTGTAGAGACGCATAGCAATGCATCTCCTACTGTGAAGAAAACAAGACTAAAGCGTTTTCCTTTCTCCCTCTACTATGTTCTCAAAGAAACCCTGATTTCGATAGTTGCTGTCTGGCATGACAGAAGAAATCCGGAGTCCTTGAAAAACAGAAAATAA
- a CDS encoding type II toxin-antitoxin system RelE/ParE family toxin, whose translation MIQEVIWLEKAKKDFKKTVEYVKENWGNSSAEKFTDKVEKEINLLKSMPKIRAIIDEEKNIRRSVIVKQISLYYMEIEIEKKLIIIRLLDNRQDPGKIGRALNVESLYIN comes from the coding sequence ATGATTCAAGAAGTAATTTGGTTGGAAAAAGCAAAAAAAGATTTTAAGAAAACTGTTGAGTATGTAAAAGAAAATTGGGGTAACAGTTCTGCTGAGAAATTTACAGATAAAGTTGAAAAAGAAATTAATTTATTAAAAAGTATGCCCAAAATTCGAGCCATAATTGATGAAGAAAAAAATATACGAAGAAGTGTTATTGTAAAACAAATTTCTTTGTATTATATGGAAATTGAAATAGAGAAGAAGTTGATAATTATACGTTTACTTGATAATCGACAGGATCCGGGTAAAATTGGAAGAGCTCTGAATGTAGAGAGTCTTTATATAAATTAG
- a CDS encoding SpoIIE family protein phosphatase, producing the protein MDPVTRENKIQIPYQPEVSVRRILRILNLFRKKSEGYSIENLLGDVLNKSIIDKMVKDQNFWIPLEVEEQIIKKLSSIRDISEEVILAGKEVFFAIVFEFLPPHDQEIELLELLYRLPLIFNRYNRLIQIIPHTSIKEHLQYTFSSTGNKREKWYDLLFLYGILEACFSLYTVKESSFSLVDQRQEFPYLKPYFQIPSEYAGRKTLIEITWPENIKRVSRTDFSYEPIQQTINRTFIVSSVDTLEEKESYSLIDVQKLIEQSEKLYLEKRDLEAAVEVLSLLKNELMLKQKSLTKDLKMARNIQIGIIPQKIPDWRGIQFGIMFRPMQEVSGDYYDYFNFENNRLGILLSDVSGHGIPAAFITAISKLLFSNNKQDTPSEIFGHINYELIDLIKKQGYLTCFYGIIDSNYEITYALAGHPGPILYRYETGEILMLDGEGTYLGIFEEAREFYKDYKLKLEPGDKIFVYTDGMLEGKSDTGKEFDLEVLKETILKTRDLDVKKTTEFIETEYRNFCRGTDQSDDVTLLVFGLSLDMHRLEEYITLAEDYAFDSNYKNACELLEEAYSLFPNDSSILLMLGNYYTRRRMFDEAVHYIEDYNKIKKKNPRSYLLLAYCHYKRKDYQKAEIDLYRSISLDPQNRRALNLLFLVSVRENLISKAKNILEKIKLLYPDKKLTQRFENYMKNK; encoded by the coding sequence ATGGATCCGGTCACAAGAGAAAATAAAATACAGATTCCCTACCAGCCAGAAGTCTCCGTTCGTCGTATTCTCAGGATTTTAAACCTTTTTCGTAAAAAGAGCGAGGGATATTCTATCGAAAACCTTTTAGGAGATGTTTTAAATAAAAGTATTATCGATAAAATGGTTAAGGATCAAAATTTTTGGATACCCCTGGAAGTAGAGGAGCAAATTATAAAAAAACTCTCTTCTATCAGGGATATTAGTGAAGAAGTTATACTGGCCGGTAAAGAGGTTTTTTTTGCAATTGTTTTTGAATTCTTACCTCCACATGATCAGGAAATAGAGTTATTAGAGCTTTTATATAGACTTCCCCTTATTTTTAATCGATATAATCGCCTGATTCAAATCATTCCCCATACCTCAATAAAAGAGCATCTACAATATACATTTTCCTCTACCGGCAATAAAAGAGAAAAATGGTATGACCTACTTTTCTTGTATGGAATTCTCGAAGCCTGTTTTTCTCTTTATACAGTAAAGGAATCTTCTTTTAGCCTTGTTGATCAAAGACAGGAATTTCCTTATCTCAAGCCCTATTTTCAAATACCTTCCGAGTATGCCGGAAGAAAAACCCTGATAGAGATCACCTGGCCTGAAAATATAAAGCGTGTTTCTCGAACTGACTTTTCTTATGAACCCATACAACAAACTATCAATAGAACATTTATTGTTTCTTCTGTAGATACCCTGGAAGAAAAAGAATCCTATTCTTTGATTGATGTACAAAAGTTAATAGAACAATCAGAAAAGCTATATCTGGAAAAGCGTGACCTCGAAGCGGCTGTGGAAGTCCTCAGTTTGTTAAAAAATGAATTAATGCTGAAACAGAAGTCTTTAACTAAAGATTTAAAAATGGCAAGAAATATTCAGATAGGAATCATTCCACAAAAAATTCCTGACTGGAGAGGAATTCAATTTGGTATTATGTTTAGGCCCATGCAGGAAGTGAGTGGGGATTATTACGATTATTTTAATTTTGAGAACAACCGCCTCGGTATTTTACTGAGTGATGTTTCCGGCCATGGAATCCCGGCTGCATTTATAACAGCTATATCTAAATTACTATTTTCTAATAATAAACAGGATACTCCTTCCGAAATATTCGGGCATATAAATTATGAACTGATTGATCTCATTAAAAAGCAGGGTTATCTCACCTGCTTTTATGGTATTATCGATTCAAATTATGAAATCACCTACGCTCTTGCCGGTCACCCCGGTCCAATCTTATATCGTTATGAAACTGGTGAAATTTTAATGTTAGATGGAGAAGGAACCTATCTCGGTATTTTTGAAGAAGCAAGAGAATTTTATAAAGATTATAAATTAAAGTTGGAGCCGGGCGATAAAATATTCGTATATACAGATGGAATGTTGGAAGGCAAAAGTGATACGGGAAAAGAATTTGATCTGGAAGTATTAAAAGAAACTATTCTAAAAACACGTGACCTGGATGTAAAAAAGACTACTGAATTTATTGAAACAGAATATCGCAATTTTTGTAGAGGTACCGATCAAAGTGATGACGTTACTCTGCTGGTTTTTGGTTTAAGTCTGGATATGCATCGTCTCGAAGAATACATTACCCTTGCGGAAGATTATGCCTTTGATTCCAATTACAAGAATGCCTGTGAATTATTAGAAGAAGCTTATAGTTTATTCCCTAATGATTCATCAATTCTTTTAATGCTCGGAAACTATTATACAAGAAGACGTATGTTTGATGAAGCTGTGCATTACATCGAAGATTATAATAAAATAAAAAAGAAAAATCCAAGATCTTACCTTTTATTAGCATACTGTCATTACAAAAGAAAGGATTATCAAAAAGCCGAGATTGACCTTTATCGATCTATTTCCTTAGATCCACAAAACCGAAGAGCTCTCAACTTATTATTCCTGGTTTCCGTTCGGGAAAATCTCATCTCAAAAGCAAAAAACATTCTGGAAAAAATAAAGCTTCTGTATCCGGATAAAAAACTAACTCAGCGTTTTGAAAATTACATGAAGAATAAATAA
- a CDS encoding DUF1499 domain-containing protein gives MEQAAIIFFICCSSFIGPRTGVYENELNYCPPTPNCVSSQSWKWNYIHNIRPYTYKDLNREEAFQKLKTLLDSKENVHLAEVQEGKYIKTYYFTKVFRFPDKVEFLFDESKPEVQVRSASVFGIWDIFHNRIRIEYIRRELGWE, from the coding sequence CTGGAACAGGCAGCAATTATCTTTTTCATTTGTTGTTCGAGTTTTATCGGGCCGAGAACAGGAGTCTATGAAAATGAGTTGAACTATTGTCCTCCCACACCTAATTGCGTATCTTCCCAGAGTTGGAAATGGAATTATATACATAATATCCGTCCCTATACTTATAAGGATCTCAATCGAGAAGAAGCCTTTCAGAAGTTAAAAACCTTATTAGATAGTAAGGAAAATGTGCATCTGGCGGAAGTTCAGGAAGGGAAATATATAAAAACCTATTATTTTACAAAGGTTTTTCGGTTTCCGGATAAGGTAGAGTTTTTATTTGATGAATCCAAACCGGAAGTACAGGTTCGCTCGGCTTCGGTTTTTGGAATCTGGGATATTTTCCACAACCGGATTCGCATTGAATATATCCGTCGTGAGCTGGGCTGGGAATAA
- a CDS encoding adenylate/guanylate cyclase domain-containing protein, whose translation MISPWVTFFVVIVMTFISAVLLVTSKTILNRILMPFTFIVGYNLISFFLFKYNMNLNLSIFSISYPVTFAVFLGYMILIEGAEKRKYSKILGNMVDPTIVSEALNDLETLKKGGEMEITAFFSDVASFSTISEQLSSEDLAALLNEYLSAMTIILKDNRGTLDKYIGDAVVGIFGAPIATQSHFLDAAKATLQMLEKLEDLKKYWQANNLYCKDAQNMNIRVGLNTGLAKVGFMGTDTLASYTMMGDTVNLAARLEAAGKDYGVSTLVSSMTQEKIKDQILTRELDAVVVKGKTLPVHIFEIVGIRGQVPDNLVQATAFYEEGFQLYLNREWDKAIKKFKESSQVKGKKDKSAEMLIERCELYIADPPPENWNGAFVRTHK comes from the coding sequence ATGATTTCTCCCTGGGTAACATTTTTCGTAGTTATCGTGATGACTTTCATTTCAGCAGTCCTTCTGGTAACCTCAAAAACTATCCTGAATCGTATCCTGATGCCATTTACCTTTATTGTAGGATACAACTTGATCAGTTTCTTTCTCTTTAAATACAATATGAACCTGAATCTTTCGATTTTCTCCATATCCTATCCCGTAACCTTTGCGGTATTTCTCGGATATATGATCCTTATTGAAGGAGCGGAGAAAAGAAAATATAGTAAGATTCTTGGAAACATGGTAGACCCGACAATTGTAAGTGAAGCTTTGAACGACCTCGAAACCCTGAAGAAAGGGGGAGAGATGGAAATTACCGCTTTCTTCTCCGATGTAGCGAGTTTCTCTACCATCAGTGAGCAGCTTTCTTCTGAGGATCTGGCAGCCCTTTTAAATGAATATCTATCTGCCATGACCATTATCCTCAAAGATAATCGGGGAACCCTGGATAAATACATCGGGGATGCGGTTGTAGGTATTTTTGGTGCTCCGATTGCTACTCAATCTCACTTTCTCGATGCTGCCAAAGCTACTCTCCAGATGCTGGAAAAACTGGAAGACTTGAAAAAATACTGGCAGGCCAATAACCTTTACTGTAAGGATGCCCAGAATATGAATATTCGTGTGGGTTTAAACACAGGCCTCGCAAAAGTAGGCTTCATGGGAACCGATACACTCGCTTCTTATACCATGATGGGTGATACGGTAAACCTGGCAGCAAGACTTGAGGCTGCGGGGAAAGACTACGGGGTAAGTACTCTCGTTAGTTCCATGACCCAGGAGAAGATTAAAGATCAAATTCTGACCCGTGAATTGGACGCTGTCGTGGTGAAAGGAAAAACTCTTCCGGTTCATATTTTTGAGATAGTAGGAATCCGGGGACAGGTTCCGGACAATCTGGTTCAGGCCACCGCTTTTTATGAAGAAGGCTTTCAGCTTTATTTAAACCGGGAATGGGATAAGGCCATTAAGAAATTCAAGGAAAGCTCTCAGGTAAAAGGAAAAAAAGATAAGTCCGCTGAAATGCTGATAGAGCGCTGTGAACTTTATATAGCCGATCCACCTCCGGAAAACTGGAATGGAGCTTTTGTTAGAACCCATAAGTAA
- a CDS encoding N-6 DNA methylase, which produces MIQKLFTESFFSKNNYFKDELKIDDIKLNEMYKLINNWQKQCETFTRGVDKETADSSEFIRVIFHEILGYSGKGEDSQNYHYESEFPIEGGGSSGKKGYSDLALGYFTKKRREPQVLVEFKDQGSVDLDQTSSRKDKLSPVDQCWKYMNNTSSASWGIVTNYNEIRLYNKSQGQNKYEVFYFIVPDEFKDKQNSLSDKNELYKFISLLKKEHLIVESGKSFTEEMLELQGKEEEKVQDEFYKQYKSLRAEIFYTLLELNPEYQFEKPKSFLLKLVQKFLDRIIFCWFCEDSRERLIPNNVLSSEIIGKEMKDKFYNSNGFSIYGKVRDLFYAINGGHGYGIEEGYNGELFKEDSELDKLKIPNFLFEKIADIGLHYDFGNENEVNVNILGHIFEQSISDLEEMRVSFQELDQNAEPAETQQVLEFINKPLEKLVHKSISDKYDITKSKRKKEGVFYTPEYITRYIVENTVGTWLKEKYKEVEKKYSQTKRNKEFNILMDYRENYLSKIKILDPACGSGAFLNAAFDYLWKEHLRVANAIKELNTKSSEGFLLDLYSVSKTILENNLYGVDLNQESVEITKLSLWLKTASKNKKLNNLENNIKCGNSLIDDENVADDLAFSWEKEFPKIIFPDKTKLESYYDSDLGNKRMPTLKAYSKNIKDSIKENKSGFDIVIGNPPWGAVLNKKEKAFLKKYKINDRSLNTAYLFIGRAHDLLNNSGYLGYIIPKGLTYVPNLSNVREFIKQNFNVLEIIDTSESFHRSGVDLEAIILISNYSNEKKNVFTGFFDNNKLYKNKTDYSLVIRRDKYGIWINNNNKNIISKIQQKSIRLENICVSQRGININKYVSEKKSSFVVIGGAPIFRYYIDHLTYAEQKYISNDFSWQLKKKIILQEIVGRVGKPLFGNYRKIVLNATIDNEGTYYTLDTVVNLYDFKTDYSIEYVLAILNSKLISYYFHIYNCAFSQITLHSGNENARSIPILILEEGLQKKFIKNVNTLLLNNEKLKNLKYDFIELLLSDFQSLEVNIKSNLNQWYLLDWKEFVAELKKKKITMTDDQEIKWFKRFKQFKEEALKIKEIIDTTDAEIDLMVYKLYELTHDEVKIVDPEFAMSQKAYNEYKIPEE; this is translated from the coding sequence ATGATACAAAAACTATTCACAGAGTCTTTTTTTAGCAAAAACAATTATTTTAAAGATGAGTTAAAAATAGATGATATTAAGCTTAATGAGATGTATAAGCTTATTAATAACTGGCAAAAGCAATGTGAGACCTTTACTCGTGGTGTTGACAAAGAAACTGCTGACTCTTCTGAATTTATACGAGTTATATTTCATGAAATATTAGGTTATTCTGGAAAAGGCGAAGATAGTCAGAATTATCATTATGAAAGTGAATTCCCCATTGAAGGTGGTGGAAGTTCCGGAAAAAAAGGTTATTCCGATTTGGCTCTAGGCTATTTTACTAAGAAAAGAAGAGAACCTCAAGTTTTGGTGGAATTTAAAGATCAGGGCTCAGTGGATCTTGATCAAACTTCTTCAAGAAAAGATAAGCTTTCTCCTGTAGACCAGTGTTGGAAATACATGAATAATACCTCTTCTGCTTCCTGGGGAATTGTTACAAACTATAATGAAATCAGGCTTTACAATAAATCTCAAGGACAAAACAAATATGAGGTCTTTTATTTTATAGTTCCTGATGAATTTAAAGATAAACAGAATTCTTTATCTGATAAAAATGAATTATATAAATTTATAAGTCTTTTAAAGAAAGAGCATCTAATAGTTGAATCAGGAAAATCATTTACTGAGGAAATGTTAGAACTTCAAGGAAAAGAAGAAGAAAAAGTTCAGGATGAATTTTATAAGCAATACAAAAGTTTGAGAGCTGAAATCTTCTATACTCTGTTAGAGTTAAATCCTGAGTATCAGTTTGAAAAACCAAAAAGTTTTCTTTTAAAGTTGGTTCAAAAATTTTTAGATCGAATTATCTTTTGTTGGTTCTGTGAAGATTCCAGAGAAAGGTTAATTCCCAATAATGTTCTTTCCTCTGAAATCATTGGAAAGGAGATGAAAGATAAGTTCTATAACTCTAATGGTTTCAGTATTTATGGTAAAGTGAGAGACCTTTTCTATGCTATTAACGGAGGTCATGGCTATGGAATTGAAGAAGGTTATAATGGAGAGCTTTTTAAAGAAGATTCTGAGTTAGATAAACTAAAAATCCCAAATTTTCTTTTTGAAAAAATTGCTGATATTGGTCTACATTATGATTTTGGCAATGAAAATGAAGTTAATGTAAATATTCTCGGCCACATATTTGAACAAAGTATTTCTGATTTAGAAGAAATGCGTGTAAGCTTTCAAGAATTAGATCAGAATGCAGAACCTGCCGAAACACAACAGGTTTTAGAATTTATAAATAAACCATTAGAAAAATTAGTTCACAAGTCTATATCAGATAAATATGATATAACAAAATCAAAAAGGAAGAAAGAAGGTGTCTTTTATACTCCGGAATACATCACAAGATACATTGTTGAAAATACAGTAGGCACCTGGCTTAAAGAAAAATATAAAGAAGTGGAAAAAAAATATTCTCAAACAAAACGTAATAAAGAATTTAATATTCTTATGGACTACAGGGAAAATTATCTTTCAAAGATAAAAATATTAGATCCGGCCTGTGGTTCAGGTGCTTTCTTAAACGCTGCTTTTGATTATTTATGGAAAGAACATTTAAGAGTGGCTAATGCAATCAAAGAGTTAAACACAAAAAGTTCCGAGGGTTTCCTATTAGATTTATATTCTGTCAGTAAAACAATTCTTGAAAATAATTTGTATGGTGTTGATCTCAATCAAGAATCTGTTGAAATCACAAAGCTTTCTCTCTGGCTAAAAACAGCATCTAAAAACAAAAAGCTTAATAACCTTGAAAACAATATCAAATGTGGCAATTCTTTAATTGATGATGAAAATGTTGCGGATGATTTAGCTTTTAGTTGGGAAAAAGAGTTTCCTAAAATTATTTTTCCTGATAAAACTAAATTAGAAAGTTATTATGATTCTGATTTAGGAAACAAGCGAATGCCAACTTTAAAAGCATATTCTAAAAATATAAAAGATTCAATTAAAGAAAATAAATCTGGCTTTGATATTGTTATTGGTAATCCTCCCTGGGGTGCAGTACTTAATAAAAAGGAGAAAGCATTTTTAAAAAAATATAAGATTAATGATCGATCATTAAACACAGCCTATCTATTTATAGGCCGAGCTCATGATCTGCTAAATAATAGCGGATATTTAGGATACATTATACCCAAAGGGTTAACTTATGTTCCTAACCTTAGTAATGTTAGAGAATTTATAAAACAGAATTTTAATGTATTAGAAATTATCGATACATCTGAATCCTTCCATCGATCTGGCGTTGATTTGGAGGCTATTATATTAATTTCAAACTATTCCAATGAGAAGAAAAATGTTTTTACTGGATTTTTTGATAATAATAAATTATACAAAAATAAAACTGATTATTCATTAGTAATAAGAAGGGATAAATATGGAATTTGGATAAACAATAATAACAAAAATATAATTTCGAAGATTCAGCAGAAGTCTATAAGACTAGAAAACATTTGTGTTTCACAAAGAGGAATAAACATAAATAAATATGTTTCAGAAAAAAAATCTTCATTCGTTGTTATCGGTGGAGCACCTATATTTCGGTATTATATCGATCATCTCACTTACGCAGAGCAAAAATACATCTCAAATGATTTTTCCTGGCAGTTGAAGAAGAAGATTATACTTCAAGAAATTGTAGGTAGAGTAGGAAAACCGTTGTTTGGTAATTATCGAAAGATCGTATTAAATGCAACTATAGATAATGAAGGTACTTATTATACATTAGATACAGTAGTTAATTTATACGACTTTAAGACAGATTACAGTATCGAATATGTTTTAGCTATATTAAATTCGAAGTTGATTTCTTATTATTTTCATATTTATAATTGTGCATTTTCACAAATTACTTTACACAGTGGAAATGAAAATGCTAGATCGATTCCGATCCTCATTTTAGAAGAAGGGCTTCAGAAAAAATTCATAAAAAATGTTAATACTTTATTACTAAATAATGAAAAACTGAAAAACCTAAAATACGATTTTATTGAACTTTTACTATCTGATTTTCAGTCTTTAGAAGTTAATATTAAGTCGAATTTAAACCAATGGTATCTTCTCGATTGGAAAGAATTTGTAGCAGAGTTAAAAAAGAAAAAGATAACTATGACAGACGATCAAGAGATAAAGTGGTTTAAGAGGTTTAAGCAGTTTAAAGAAGAAGCTCTCAAAATAAAAGAAATCATCGATACCACTGATGCTGAGATTGACCTTATGGTCTACAAACTCTACGAACTCACACATGATGAAGTAAAAATCGTTGACCCCGAATTTGCTATGAGTCAGAAAGCCTATAATGAGTATAAGATACCGGAGGAGTGA